DNA from Brevinema andersonii:
ACAAAGCGATGTAATCACAAGGTCAGTGTTTTCGGTAATATCTACCGCATAGCCCATCACCATCCGGCTCCGTTCATCCATCCATACCACCACAACAGGTCGGGTGATATTTCCATACTCGTCCATGATAAAGGTATTGGCATCATGTCCGTCGGATACCCAAACCTCATTCGATGATAAACTTTCTCGACTTCTCGTCAGGTAAGGCCGTACTTTTTCCCTTTCCCCTTTATTCCCCCGCGCTTTTAATAATAATCCCGCACTCGTTTGTTGTTTAATGAAATAGGTCACTATTCTTAGGGTTAACTCCTTTTTTAATTTGTTTTTCGTTTCTGACAGACCATTTTCATGGCTGCCGACCATTTCTAAGGCCGCTTTGTGGATAATATGAGAATAAATGCTTCGGACAGACCGTTGGTTTTGGTCCATATAGGCTTTTAATACAAGATTTTGATAGGACTTGGGAAGCTTGGTCGCTCCTTTCCGGTGCACGCCATGGCCCGTGGATAAGGCCGTCAGTCCCCCTTTAGCATATTTCTTTTTCCAATAAAAAAGAGTTCGTGGGCACATCTTCGGAATAACTGCTAATAACTCAGGGCTTGCTATCTCGGACCAATGCTGGATAAAATACTCCAAAGTCTCTTTCTGAGTTCTAAAATTCTCTCTATGCTGTTTGAATAGTTCCAATACCGTGAAACGGGCGTCGGCTATCTTCCTGTTAAACGGTTCTAATTCTAAAAGGGATTTAGGCTCACGGAGGATCAAGTCCATGGATCGAGAAGGAGGATCCACTTTAACCCGTATCGGCAGAGGCAGAAGAGAGACCATAAACCTTTTCTCTCTTGCTCCACTTTTCTTTGTTTCTTTGTACTCCCAGCCACCTTCTAACGCCATGCGTTGGGCTTGTCTTAGGGATATTCCTAGCTTCTCAGCTATCTGTTTACTGGTCACATACTTTTCTCTCATCACAATACCTCAAGAAGTTTGTAACGCATAATACCATACCGGCGTACCCCTAACACTTCTAAAACAACATCTCTCTCGAATAATTCCAGGTCCATACGGTGAGGAATAAGAACATCAATAATGCCTTCCTTGGTTTCTACCTCCAGGAAGCAGAGCGATGTCAATGTGTGTCCGCACGTCTTTTTTTCTTTTCTCACGGCAGATGCATAACCGGACAGGGTGATTCGGGATATTTCCATATCGTCGTAGTTCCAATCCTGTTTTCGAGGAACCTTATATTTATACAAAACATCAGGGATATATTTTCTTAAAAATTGATAGACATATTTGGGATTCATTCCGAATTTCCCGGTAATGTCTTGTGTAGTAAACGACTCTAAGGTATGGATATAAGCGCGGATGTATTTTGGGTTATATTTTCTATTCCTCTTATTCTTCTTGTTCACCATCATTGCTTGTCTCTTTTTCTTTCTTCCTTTTCTCTTGGAGGTAATAGCGTTCGGACAAGGAAAAGACTTTTCCTGCACTCCAATGGTTCCTGCCGTCCTGTGTGCCTCTTAATTCTAAAAATACAAAATTCTTCTCATTTAATGGGGAAAGTAAACTGCTTCCCGGTTCACGGAACATGACCACCATATTCTGAGGCTGATTAACGAGATACATCCTCAATTCTTTGACGGTCATCTGCACCTCCTTCTCTCTCCTTAGGGGATAAGGAGAGACGTTTTTGTACCTGACGGGTTTGTTCTAAGAGATCGGAAAGACAGGATAACGTTTCCTTCGCTTTTCTTTCTTCCTCAAACAAAAGATTCCTCACATCCTGAAACACGGATTCTTGCTTGTCCTCAGAGAGCTGATTACTGTTTCCCATCGTCATCGTTTGGTCTAAAGCCGCATGCACGCGTTCTTCCATGGTCTCTAAATCTCTCAAGGAGATCTCTAATACCTTCTCTAGTCTTATTAATATCTCGTTCTGTTCCATACTACGCTTTTCCTTCTTTTTTCTTTCCTGCTCTCTTGATGAATAGACTCTTACTTAAGAGCTCAACGGAATATTCGTCCTCCAAGCCAGAAACCAGTGCTCGTCTCTTTTGTTTACCTTTTAACCTCTTAAAACGTTCCCGCACTTCGTTTTGCTCCTGTTCTGTCAGTTCATAAAAGGTAGGGATTCTACTTTTGTCGAACATCTAGTCCCTCTCAAACCAACTGTTCATTGCTCTTATCGTACATTGGTAACGAGACATCAATCTCTTTTTTGTAAACTCTCTGGCTTTATCCAGAATAGCATCAAAGATATTCAGTACATCATCCAGGGTTAGTGCATACTCTTTCTTTAATTCTGGGAGTACAGATTCGCACTCTTTCATTAAGAGACTATCCTGAATTTTGGGAGCCATGAACTTAAAAAATTCGTAATGTTTGATGATGACATGAAATTCTCTATAGGGTAAATCCATAGTCTGGAAGCCTGAGCTTCTGAAGCTCCCCTCTTTACACCAGACCACAATACCAAGATTAGGCATCACAATTTCCGGAAATTCTTTTTCTTTTAAGGGGTATTCTAACACAATGTCAGGAACCTGGAGATAAGTCGCTTCCTTTTTTCTATTCATCAATCTACGTTTCATGGATACACTCTCCTTTATCATATTGCTACGCCCCTTGAGGACTCGAACCTCAATGTATGCCTTCGGGGCTTCCCCTTTTCCTACCCATGAAGATGGGCTAATCTTCCCAACGTGCCAAACGCCGGCCTAACTTCTTCCTCTCTTTCTTTTGCTTCTCTACTATTCCTAATCTCTCTTGTTGATACGCATACCCTGCCTCAACAATCCTATCCTCTAATTCTGTTTTTCTTCTATAGAGTATAGCTCGTTCTCCTGACCCCTCCTTAAGGGCCTTCAGGATATGGAGCAGTTCGTTCCTATCCCTCTCTATCTGTTCTTCTTTACCGTTCATACTTTTGGGCCTCCTGGCATTTTTTCTGGTAAATAAGCCCTGTTCTTTGTTCCACTTTTTCCAATCTCTCGGTCAGGAAGCTTAAGTGTCTGTAAGCATCTTTTAGGTGAGACGCCGTTACCAGGATGAAGAATAATAAGATACCAAAACTGATAACTCCCCATAGAATAAGCACAGGATAACGGTATGTTTTCAAGGTATGACCTATCTTTTTCAAGACCTCTCTTATTTTTTCCATTCCTTTCCTCCTTTTTTACTCTTTATTGTTCTCTCTGGGTTTCTAAGAGAGGGGCGTGCAGGAGAGCCTCAAACTCTAGGAAAGAAACACAGGTCTTTGCTTTTTCTATTAATCCTTTCACATATGCTTGGACTTTTTCTGTCCCTTCGTCTGTCAGGAATTCATAGAGCTCGGCTTTTTTGTTATACACCCTGCGTCTTCTGCGAATCTCTTGTGACGCTCCTGCACCCAACGCATTCTCATAAATCCCGTTATTAATATGCGTAGGTGTCGTCTCCTGTCCATACAATCTTTTCATTACTTGATACCAGGCTCGAGGAAAGAAACGGTAATTTTGATAGCTTCCAAGATAAGGAGACCACTCATCTTCCCATGTTGTTTCCTCTGTCCCATTGATCCAATTGAGCACTATCCCCGTCACGAACACCGCAAACTTAGGACTCAGCCATTGCGCTAAATGAATAGCTACCTTAGGGTGCACATAGGTTCCTTGTTCTTGTGGCGTTCCTCCTTGTCTGACCTGAATTAAGCCCGTGGCCGGAATACCGGCCACGGAGGAAATACTGATATTTCCTATACTTGTTCCCGTTATCGGAATTCCCATAGACCCCGACAATTCTCCCAAAAACTCCTTTGTAGAATCATTACTGATATAATGATTCCACCGTTTCCCCGCAGACTGGCAGAGGGCGGTGGCATTAATATACCCATCTTCTCTTTGGATCAAACACATCGTATCTTGTTCTATCACTTTCATCGTTACCCCCTTAAACAAAAATTTCTATGGAGCCCGTTACGGGAATCCCCGTAACGGAACTCTGTTCCTTGAAAATCACTATTGAGGGACGTTAGCGGGAATTCCCGCTGACCCACAACTTTTCTCCTTTTTTTCTATGACCCACCTCCTTAAACTCCCACCATAGGATTGACTTTTCCTCTTTTTTCTTGGATAATTAGGATAAAAACAGCCGTAAAGACCCGGGCTCCTCAGGTTCCAGATGAGGAGGCTATCTCCCGTTCTTTACGGCATTGAGTAGAGAGTTTAAGGGGTTTCTATAAACCTTCTTTATCTTATTCTATAATAACGTCTTCTCTCCTCTGGAACCTTTCTCTCAACTCTGTTTTGTTGTTCTCACAACTAAAATATCTTATTTAAGTATATACTCAATATGAATATTTGTCAACATTTTTTACAAAATATTTTATTTGAGTATAAAAGAGGTTTTTATGTCTGTAGGAAAAAGACTTAGGCAAGCTAGAAAGGAAAAAGGGATAACACAAGTAAAATTGTGTGAAATCCTAGATATACCTCAATCTAATCTTGCAAGATATGAAAATGATCGAGGTCATTTAACCTATGAAAAATTAGATAAAATATCCAAAATAGGTATAAATATAGAATGGCTAATCACAGGGAAAGGAGAAATGTTCCGTTCGGGAGGAGAAACAGGTGTAACAGTAACAAACAATAATACGGAACTAGCAAAAACGGAAAAGAAAGATGTAGTCAAGATACCTTTGTTGGATGTAAAAGCATCAGCGGGACTGGGATTAATTAACTATCAAGAAGAGATTAAGGACTATATAGGGATCCCTATCCGGTTTTTGGGAGGGTATTTGCCCAAAAGTGTTGCTTTATTATTTGCTAGCGGAGATTCCATGGAGCCTGTCATACAAAGCGGGGACTTACTATTAGTATCCCCTAATGATAAGGAACTGATTAGTGACAGCATCT
Protein-coding regions in this window:
- a CDS encoding XRE family transcriptional regulator, coding for MSVGKRLRQARKEKGITQVKLCEILDIPQSNLARYENDRGHLTYEKLDKISKIGINIEWLITGKGEMFRSGGETGVTVTNNNTELAKTEKKDVVKIPLLDVKASAGLGLINYQEEIKDYIGIPIRFLGGYLPKSVALLFASGDSMEPVIQSGDLLLVSPNDKELISDSIYILRVFDELRVKKLIRRVNGNILIKSENPNYGSEEILPTEWEDNNIEIVARVIRVIRSIEAP
- a CDS encoding transposase domain-containing protein; amino-acid sequence: MREKYVTSKQIAEKLGISLRQAQRMALEGGWEYKETKKSGAREKRFMVSLLPLPIRVKVDPPSRSMDLILREPKSLLELEPFNRKIADARFTVLELFKQHRENFRTQKETLEYFIQHWSEIASPELLAVIPKMCPRTLFYWKKKYAKGGLTALSTGHGVHRKGATKLPKSYQNLVLKAYMDQNQRSVRSIYSHIIHKAALEMVGSHENGLSETKNKLKKELTLRIVTYFIKQQTSAGLLLKARGNKGEREKVRPYLTRSRESLSSNEVWVSDGHDANTFIMDEYGNITRPVVVVWMDERSRMVMGYAVDITENTDLVITSLCNAVEKYGIPQTLYMDNGKAYMNKRTSEKFQSENRIKVYAMLGCSVMNARPHNAREKSVERFWGTLDNGFSKFLPGYAGKDILSKPEETQRAVKMRHILTLEEYRKALDAFIFKYNTDSHSGIGNKTPYEVWKQNIQEIRHANPEMLAQLRLEFITELRTVMAGGRVRVRNREYVAPSLLYYVGERVEVALDPENLSISYIFLEGKLLTKAEELVAADFNDIHSIQTKEAYKQLSRMQKDKKKLHKKIKEIQSQASALLLEERTKVLEENNHKGKRKNQEEGGEFVIDLFNC
- a CDS encoding KilA-N domain-containing protein produces the protein MKVIEQDTMCLIQREDGYINATALCQSAGKRWNHYISNDSTKEFLGELSGSMGIPITGTSIGNISISSVAGIPATGLIQVRQGGTPQEQGTYVHPKVAIHLAQWLSPKFAVFVTGIVLNWINGTEETTWEDEWSPYLGSYQNYRFFPRAWYQVMKRLYGQETTPTHINNGIYENALGAGASQEIRRRRRVYNKKAELYEFLTDEGTEKVQAYVKGLIEKAKTCVSFLEFEALLHAPLLETQREQ